Proteins from a single region of Perognathus longimembris pacificus isolate PPM17 chromosome 27, ASM2315922v1, whole genome shotgun sequence:
- the Gpr19 gene encoding probable G-protein coupled receptor 19 isoform X1: MRPPQVFRGALQTPMQAPRLTSKTPGESESRWRTDEKAASMAALTMDRSRPPLLFPTLLVPVHNHSDSEPAMPPPSPGPLGLNEDPGWPGNRTTGPRYARTPGEVAAASVFFGTLWLSSVIGNSLVCLVIHRSRRAQSTTNYFVVSLACADLLASVAGAPFVLLQFALGRWALGGAACRLVRFAQYLTPGVQSSVLLCISIDRFYTVVYPLSFKVSREKAKRMIAASWLLDAALASPVLFLFGPAGDGQCPHFPPASWQGTAFAALQVLAGFAVPSSLLVLVYRRVVRHIWRLGGDGRAVRRTMNVVPRTKVRTVQVFLLLSLLFLLSWLPFHVAQLWHPGERDARQSALVFTAVACVAFSSSASKPALYAISNANFRRGVKETFCMSATKCYRSNAYTITTSSRMAKRNYVGISEIPPLAKAGTKDSIYDAFDREAKGKKLAWPINSNPPNTFV, from the exons ATGCGTCCCCCCCAGGTTTTCCGGGGGGCTCTGCAAACTCCCATGCAAGCGCCACGCCTGACCTCAAAGACCCCGGGAGAAAGCGAGTCCAGATGGAG AACTGACGAGAAGGCGGCAAGCATGGCCGCGCTCACGATGGACAGGAGTCGGCCACCGCTCCTCTTCCCGACCCTCTTGGTGCCCGTCCACAACCACAGCGACTCGGAGCCAGCCatgcccccacccagccccgggcCGCTGGGACTAAACGAGGACCCCGGCTGGCCCGGCAACAGGACGACAGGCCCCCGGTACGCGCGGACCCCCGGGGAAGTGGCGGCGGCCAGCGTCTTCTTCGGGACCCTGTGGTTGTCCTCGGTCATTGGCAATTCGCTGGTGTGTTTGGTTATCCACAGGAGCCGCCGGGCGCAGTCCACCACCAACTACTTTGTGGTGTCCCTGGCGTGTGCCGATCTGCTGGCCAGCGTGGCGGGCGCGCCCTTCGTGCTGCTGCAGTTCGCGCTGGGCCGCTGGgcgctgggcggggcggcctgcaGGCTGGTGCGCTTTGCGCAGTACCTGACGCCCGGCGTGCAGAGCTCGGTCCTCCTGTGCATCTCCATCGACCGCTTCTACACCGTCGTCTACCCGCTCAGCTTCAAGGTGTCCCGGGAGAAGGCCAAGCGGATGATCGCCGCCTCGTGGCTGCTGGacgcggccctggccagccccgTGCTCTTCCTCTTCGGCCCGGCTGGGGACGGCCAGTGCCCGCACTTCCCCCCCGCGTCGTGGCAGGGGACGGCGTTCGCGGCGCTGCAGGTGCTGGCGGGCTTCGCCGTGCCCTCGTCGCTCCTCGTCCTGGTCTACCGCAGGGTGGTGAGGCACATCTGGAGGTTGGGTGGCGACGGCCGGGCGGTGCGCAGGACCATGAACGTCGTGCCCAGGACCAAGGTGCGGACGGTGCAGGTGTTCCTCCTGCTCAGCTTGCTCTTCCTGCTCTCCTGGCTGCCCTTCCACGTGGCACAACTGTGGCACCCTGGCGAGCGGGACGCCCGGCAGAGCGCGCTGGTGTTCACCGCCGTCGCCTGCGTGGCCTTCAGCTCTTCGGCCTCCAAGCCCGCGCTCTACGCCATCTCCAACGCCAACTTCAGGAGGGGCGTGAAGGAGACCTTCTGCATGTCCGCCACCAAGTGCTACCGCAGCAACGCCTACACCATCACCACCAGCTCCCGGATGGCCAAGCGGAACTACGTCGGCATCTCCGAGATCCCGCCCCTCGCCAAGGCCGGCACCAAAGACTCCATCTACGACGCCTTCGACCGGGAGGCCAAGGGGAAGAAGCTAGCCTGGCCCATCAACTCGAACCCGCCCAACACGTTCGTCTAA
- the Cdkn1b gene encoding cyclin-dependent kinase inhibitor 1B, which yields MSDVRVSGGGSPLLERADARTPGAPKPSACRNLFGPVDHEELRRDLERHRRELEEAGRRRWNFDFQNHRPLDGRFEWQAVERGGLPEFYHRPPRAPRAPRPAPAGPDDAGDPAGPDPPEPGAAARKRPAGEGSSAQNKRVNRAEENGAGGAPDAGPVEQTPRKPRLRGQQT from the exons ATGTCGGACGTGCGGGTGTCCGGCGGCGGGAGCCCCCTCCTGGAGCGCGCGGACGCCCGGACGCCCGGGGCGCCCAAGCCGTCGGCCTGCAGGAACCTGTTCGGCCCCGTGGACCACGAGGAGCTGCGCCGCGACCTGGAGCGGCACCGCCGGGAGCTGGAGGAGGCCGGCCGCCGCCGCTGGAACTTCGACTTCCAGAACCACCGGCCGCTCGACGGCCGCTTCGAGTGGCAGGCGGTGGAGCGCGGCGGCCTGCCCGAGTTCTAccaccgcccgccccgcgcgccccgcgccccgcgccccgcgcccgccggcccCGACGACGCCGGGGACCCCGCGGGGCCCGACCCGCCCGAGCCGGGCGCCGCGGCCCGGAAGCGGCCGGCCGGGGAAG GTTCCTCGGCCCAGAACAAAAGAGTCAACAGAGCCGAAGAGAACGGGGCGGGAGGCGCCCCGGACGCGGGCCCCGTGGAGCAGACCCCACGCAAGCCGCGGCTGCGGGGACAGCAGACGTAG
- the Gpr19 gene encoding probable G-protein coupled receptor 19 isoform X2 → MAALTMDRSRPPLLFPTLLVPVHNHSDSEPAMPPPSPGPLGLNEDPGWPGNRTTGPRYARTPGEVAAASVFFGTLWLSSVIGNSLVCLVIHRSRRAQSTTNYFVVSLACADLLASVAGAPFVLLQFALGRWALGGAACRLVRFAQYLTPGVQSSVLLCISIDRFYTVVYPLSFKVSREKAKRMIAASWLLDAALASPVLFLFGPAGDGQCPHFPPASWQGTAFAALQVLAGFAVPSSLLVLVYRRVVRHIWRLGGDGRAVRRTMNVVPRTKVRTVQVFLLLSLLFLLSWLPFHVAQLWHPGERDARQSALVFTAVACVAFSSSASKPALYAISNANFRRGVKETFCMSATKCYRSNAYTITTSSRMAKRNYVGISEIPPLAKAGTKDSIYDAFDREAKGKKLAWPINSNPPNTFV, encoded by the coding sequence ATGGCCGCGCTCACGATGGACAGGAGTCGGCCACCGCTCCTCTTCCCGACCCTCTTGGTGCCCGTCCACAACCACAGCGACTCGGAGCCAGCCatgcccccacccagccccgggcCGCTGGGACTAAACGAGGACCCCGGCTGGCCCGGCAACAGGACGACAGGCCCCCGGTACGCGCGGACCCCCGGGGAAGTGGCGGCGGCCAGCGTCTTCTTCGGGACCCTGTGGTTGTCCTCGGTCATTGGCAATTCGCTGGTGTGTTTGGTTATCCACAGGAGCCGCCGGGCGCAGTCCACCACCAACTACTTTGTGGTGTCCCTGGCGTGTGCCGATCTGCTGGCCAGCGTGGCGGGCGCGCCCTTCGTGCTGCTGCAGTTCGCGCTGGGCCGCTGGgcgctgggcggggcggcctgcaGGCTGGTGCGCTTTGCGCAGTACCTGACGCCCGGCGTGCAGAGCTCGGTCCTCCTGTGCATCTCCATCGACCGCTTCTACACCGTCGTCTACCCGCTCAGCTTCAAGGTGTCCCGGGAGAAGGCCAAGCGGATGATCGCCGCCTCGTGGCTGCTGGacgcggccctggccagccccgTGCTCTTCCTCTTCGGCCCGGCTGGGGACGGCCAGTGCCCGCACTTCCCCCCCGCGTCGTGGCAGGGGACGGCGTTCGCGGCGCTGCAGGTGCTGGCGGGCTTCGCCGTGCCCTCGTCGCTCCTCGTCCTGGTCTACCGCAGGGTGGTGAGGCACATCTGGAGGTTGGGTGGCGACGGCCGGGCGGTGCGCAGGACCATGAACGTCGTGCCCAGGACCAAGGTGCGGACGGTGCAGGTGTTCCTCCTGCTCAGCTTGCTCTTCCTGCTCTCCTGGCTGCCCTTCCACGTGGCACAACTGTGGCACCCTGGCGAGCGGGACGCCCGGCAGAGCGCGCTGGTGTTCACCGCCGTCGCCTGCGTGGCCTTCAGCTCTTCGGCCTCCAAGCCCGCGCTCTACGCCATCTCCAACGCCAACTTCAGGAGGGGCGTGAAGGAGACCTTCTGCATGTCCGCCACCAAGTGCTACCGCAGCAACGCCTACACCATCACCACCAGCTCCCGGATGGCCAAGCGGAACTACGTCGGCATCTCCGAGATCCCGCCCCTCGCCAAGGCCGGCACCAAAGACTCCATCTACGACGCCTTCGACCGGGAGGCCAAGGGGAAGAAGCTAGCCTGGCCCATCAACTCGAACCCGCCCAACACGTTCGTCTAA